A window of Flavobacterium flavigenum contains these coding sequences:
- a CDS encoding 2-hydroxyacid dehydrogenase, whose amino-acid sequence MSVNSIYNKKKIAFFSTQPYDKTFFNKYNDEFSYELDYFETQLNPQTVILIENAAIVCVFVNDIVNEEVIKQLAEKNVKIIALRCAGFNNVDLEAAKRYHIKVCRVPAYSPQAVAEHAMAMILTLNRKTHKAYNRVREQNFALNGLLGFDLFGKTIGIIGTGNIGKAFTKIALGFGCKVLAYDIAENDEMIKDGVSFVSLNEVFQSSDIISLHCPLNDQTRHIISRDSIALMKENVMIINTSRGGLIETGCVIEGLKQGKIGYLGIDVYEQEEKLFFRDLSDDIIQDDAIQRLMSFPNVLVTAHQAFFTNEALTQIALVTFNNIKSLLAQNYIENKAALLV is encoded by the coding sequence ATGAGCGTAAATTCTATTTATAATAAAAAAAAGATTGCTTTTTTCTCGACTCAGCCGTATGATAAAACGTTCTTCAATAAGTATAATGATGAATTTAGTTATGAATTGGATTATTTTGAAACACAGCTGAATCCTCAAACCGTAATCCTGATCGAAAACGCAGCAATTGTATGTGTTTTTGTAAATGATATTGTCAATGAAGAAGTGATAAAGCAGCTGGCAGAAAAGAACGTAAAAATTATTGCTCTGCGCTGTGCCGGTTTTAACAACGTCGATTTAGAAGCCGCAAAAAGATACCATATAAAAGTCTGTCGTGTGCCGGCTTATTCACCTCAGGCGGTTGCCGAACATGCTATGGCGATGATTTTAACTTTAAACCGAAAAACACATAAAGCGTATAATCGCGTTCGAGAACAAAATTTTGCTTTAAACGGTTTATTAGGTTTTGATTTATTCGGAAAAACAATCGGAATTATCGGAACCGGGAATATAGGGAAAGCTTTCACTAAAATAGCCTTAGGATTTGGTTGTAAAGTCCTGGCGTATGATATTGCCGAGAATGATGAAATGATTAAAGATGGCGTTTCTTTTGTAAGTTTAAATGAGGTATTCCAATCAAGTGATATTATTTCGCTGCATTGTCCGCTCAATGATCAGACCAGGCATATCATCAGTAGAGATTCTATAGCCTTAATGAAAGAAAATGTCATGATAATCAACACCAGTCGTGGCGGATTAATCGAAACAGGCTGTGTTATTGAAGGCTTGAAACAGGGAAAAATAGGGTATCTCGGAATCGACGTTTACGAACAGGAAGAAAAACTGTTTTTCAGGGATTTGTCGGATGATATTATTCAGGATGATGCAATCCAGCGATTAATGAGTTTTCCGAATGTTTTGGTCACGGCGCATCAGGCGTTTTTTACCAATGAAGCTTTGACTCAGATTGCATTGGTCACTTTCAATAATATAAAATCACTTTTGGCGCAAAATTATATTGAAAATAAAGCGGCGTTATTGGTTTAA
- a CDS encoding AAA family ATPase: protein MIPSDLKNPVNVIKKTNPEATKNKDYYALTSAAIYGPNASGKSNIIRALYAFRAFIEMSTDNKPNGNIFLHDPFKLSNENLTKGSYFSIDLLIDEVLHVYSVEVSANEILNETLMIYPKGVQVKVFERNRQKIVKGNGYEGIFETIKQRTTENQLFLGKAALENVEIAKKVYEEITLIVVFTTDGFHSNKFNDTFSKIMFQDLQVWGDLLKLSKSLIQKIDTQVVDFEEIDGRIKTFHLNDKNEKIEFEFIDESSGTQRVIAFSPIVLNRLRGGSVLVVDEFERSLHPEIAQYILGLFNDPEVNKYGAQFIFATHDTTLLSLENKLRRDQINLVEKNSKGETELYTVSDIKGIREGNFEKWYTEGRLGGVPNIAKETFRHELIEFINS, encoded by the coding sequence ATGATACCTAGCGATTTAAAAAATCCAGTAAACGTAATCAAGAAGACAAATCCCGAGGCTACAAAAAATAAAGATTATTATGCATTGACTTCAGCAGCTATTTATGGGCCTAATGCGAGTGGGAAAAGTAATATTATTAGAGCGTTGTATGCTTTTAGAGCATTTATAGAGATGTCTACAGATAATAAACCGAATGGTAATATTTTTTTGCATGATCCATTTAAATTAAGTAATGAAAATTTAACAAAAGGTTCTTACTTTTCTATTGATTTGTTAATTGATGAAGTTTTACATGTTTATTCTGTTGAAGTATCAGCGAATGAAATTTTAAATGAAACTTTAATGATCTATCCAAAAGGAGTGCAGGTAAAAGTTTTTGAAAGGAATCGTCAAAAAATCGTTAAAGGAAATGGATATGAAGGAATTTTTGAAACGATAAAACAACGTACAACTGAGAATCAATTATTTTTAGGTAAAGCTGCGCTTGAAAACGTTGAAATTGCCAAAAAAGTTTATGAGGAGATTACTCTTATTGTAGTTTTTACAACTGATGGCTTCCATTCCAATAAATTTAATGATACTTTTAGCAAAATAATGTTTCAAGACTTGCAAGTATGGGGGGATCTCTTAAAATTATCAAAATCCCTAATTCAAAAAATAGATACTCAAGTAGTTGATTTTGAAGAAATTGATGGGAGAATTAAAACATTTCACTTGAATGATAAAAATGAAAAAATAGAGTTTGAGTTTATAGATGAATCGTCTGGAACACAGAGGGTTATTGCATTTAGTCCTATCGTTTTAAATAGATTGAGAGGTGGAAGTGTTTTAGTTGTAGATGAATTTGAAAGAAGCTTACATCCAGAGATTGCACAATATATTTTAGGTTTATTTAATGATCCAGAAGTTAATAAATATGGTGCTCAGTTTATATTTGCTACACATGATACAACCTTATTGAGCCTTGAGAACAAATTAAGAAGAGATCAAATCAATTTAGTAGAGAAAAATTCAAAAGGAGAAACTGAACTGTATACTGTCTCTGATATTAAAGGAATCAGAGAGGGTAATTTTGAAAAATGGTATACAGAAGGAAGGTTAGGAGGAGTACCCAATATTGCAAAGGAAACTTTTAGACATGAATTAATTGAATTTATAAATTCATAA
- a CDS encoding RloB domain-containing protein, with protein sequence MAKRPKNNFKTRSFNSKVLILCEGLTEKNYFNAMKEDLGLPKTIAVNVIDCKGDVTDILKNAKKDGFEKIFVVFDHDNFPKRGDVFKLASQKSADVIFSSKFD encoded by the coding sequence ATGGCTAAAAGACCAAAGAATAATTTTAAAACAAGAAGTTTCAATTCCAAAGTTTTGATTCTTTGTGAAGGACTAACGGAGAAAAATTATTTTAATGCAATGAAAGAGGATTTAGGGTTGCCTAAAACCATTGCTGTAAATGTAATTGATTGTAAAGGGGATGTAACTGATATTTTAAAAAATGCTAAGAAAGATGGTTTTGAAAAAATATTTGTAGTTTTTGATCATGATAATTTTCCAAAGCGAGGAGATGTTTTCAAACTTGCTTCTCAAAAAAGTGCAGATGTTATTTTTTCAAGTAAATTCGACTAG
- the lysS gene encoding lysine--tRNA ligase → MALSEQEIIRREKLQNLRNLGINPYPANLFPVNHTSKQIKETFEEGKKVIVAGRLMSVRDQGKACFAELQDSEGRIQLYVNRDVLCEGDDKTLYNQVFKKLTDLGDFIGIEGELFTTQVGAKCIRVSGFTFLSKTLRPLPLPKVDEEGNVHDAFNDAELRYRMRYVDLTVNPQVKETFIKRTKLFTAMRSYFNDAGYLEVDTPVLQSIPGGASARPFITHHNSLDIPLYMRIANELYLKRLIVGGFEGVYEFSRNFRNEGMDRTHNPEFTAMEIYVAYKDYNWMMEFAEGLLEHCAIAVNGTSEVTFGEHKINFKAPYARVTMTDSIKHFTGFDISGKTEQELFEAARGMGIEVDETMGKGKLIDEIFGAKCEGNYIQPTFITDYPKEMSPLCKEHRDNPDLTERFELMVCGKEIANAYSELNDPIDQRERFEDQMRLAAKGDDEANGIIDEDFLRALEYGMPPTSGMGIGMDRLIMYLTNNASIQEVLLFPQMRPEKKQTIELSDEEKFIVDLLKGNDNKMDLQQLKVTANLSGKKWDASMKNLSKHGLTKVAVEGEFKFVELVEN, encoded by the coding sequence ATGGCATTATCAGAACAAGAAATCATCAGAAGAGAAAAACTTCAAAACTTACGCAACTTAGGAATCAATCCTTATCCGGCAAATCTTTTTCCTGTAAATCATACATCTAAGCAGATAAAGGAAACTTTTGAAGAAGGTAAGAAGGTTATCGTTGCAGGACGTTTGATGAGTGTTCGTGATCAGGGTAAAGCTTGTTTTGCTGAGTTACAGGATAGCGAAGGACGTATTCAATTGTACGTAAACCGTGATGTTTTGTGTGAAGGTGACGATAAAACTTTGTACAATCAGGTTTTCAAAAAATTAACCGATTTAGGGGATTTTATTGGTATTGAAGGAGAATTGTTTACGACTCAGGTTGGTGCAAAATGTATTCGTGTGAGCGGTTTTACTTTTTTGAGTAAAACGTTGCGCCCGCTTCCGTTGCCAAAAGTGGATGAAGAAGGAAATGTACACGATGCGTTTAACGATGCTGAATTGCGTTACAGAATGCGTTATGTAGATTTAACAGTGAATCCACAGGTTAAAGAAACGTTTATTAAACGTACCAAGTTATTTACTGCAATGCGTAGTTATTTTAACGATGCTGGATATTTGGAAGTTGATACTCCGGTTTTACAATCTATTCCGGGTGGTGCTTCGGCAAGACCATTTATTACGCACCATAATTCGCTTGATATTCCGCTTTACATGCGTATTGCAAACGAATTGTATTTGAAAAGATTGATTGTTGGTGGATTTGAAGGTGTTTATGAGTTCTCCAGAAACTTCCGTAACGAAGGTATGGACAGAACGCATAATCCTGAATTTACTGCAATGGAAATATATGTAGCTTACAAAGACTACAACTGGATGATGGAATTTGCTGAAGGCTTATTGGAGCATTGTGCGATTGCTGTAAATGGAACTAGTGAAGTTACTTTTGGTGAGCACAAAATCAACTTTAAAGCGCCTTATGCACGTGTTACCATGACTGATTCTATTAAACACTTTACTGGTTTTGATATTTCTGGTAAAACAGAACAAGAATTGTTTGAAGCAGCTCGCGGAATGGGAATCGAGGTTGACGAAACAATGGGTAAAGGAAAATTAATTGATGAGATTTTTGGAGCGAAATGTGAAGGAAATTATATTCAGCCAACTTTCATTACAGATTATCCAAAAGAAATGTCTCCGCTTTGTAAAGAGCACCGCGATAATCCAGACTTGACGGAACGTTTTGAATTAATGGTTTGCGGAAAAGAAATCGCAAATGCGTACTCTGAATTGAATGATCCAATTGACCAAAGAGAGCGTTTTGAAGACCAAATGCGTCTGGCTGCAAAAGGGGATGATGAAGCAAACGGAATTATCGATGAAGACTTCTTAAGAGCTTTAGAATACGGAATGCCTCCAACATCCGGAATGGGAATAGGAATGGACCGTTTGATTATGTATTTGACAAATAATGCTTCTATTCAGGAGGTTTTATTGTTCCCGCAAATGCGTCCGGAGAAAAAACAAACAATTGAACTTTCTGATGAAGAGAAATTTATCGTTGATTTATTGAAAGGAAATGATAATAAAATGGATCTTCAGCAATTAAAAGTTACAGCCAATTTAAGCGGTAAAAAATGGGACGCTTCGATGAAAAACTTATCTAAACACGGTTTAACGAAAGTGGCTGTGGAGGGAGAGTTTAAATTTGTGGAATTGGTGGAGAATTAA
- the lipB gene encoding lipoyl(octanoyl) transferase LipB, protein MNKIIQLKDLGAKDYKTTWEYQEELFKGIVDLKIQNRREETEIPTPNYLLFVEHPHVYTLGKSGDLENLLLNEKQLEAKGATFYKINRGGDITYHGPGQIVGYPILDLENFFTDIHKYLRLLEESIILTLAEYGLESGRSEGETGVWLGVGTPFARKICAMGVRASRWVTMHGFALNVNVDLGYFDNIIPCGIRGKGVTTLNVELGVEKVDEEEVKSKIIKHLARLFEAEFM, encoded by the coding sequence ATGAACAAAATCATCCAGCTAAAAGACCTCGGAGCTAAAGATTACAAAACGACCTGGGAATACCAGGAAGAATTATTCAAAGGAATAGTCGATTTGAAAATCCAGAACAGAAGGGAAGAAACTGAAATTCCTACTCCAAATTACTTATTATTTGTAGAGCATCCGCATGTTTATACTTTAGGAAAAAGCGGTGATCTTGAAAACTTGTTATTAAACGAAAAACAGCTCGAAGCAAAAGGAGCGACTTTTTATAAAATCAATCGTGGCGGTGATATTACCTATCACGGTCCCGGGCAAATTGTAGGGTATCCGATTCTGGATCTGGAAAATTTCTTTACCGATATTCACAAATACCTGCGTTTACTTGAAGAATCAATTATCCTAACGTTGGCTGAATACGGATTAGAATCGGGCAGGAGCGAAGGAGAAACAGGTGTATGGCTAGGTGTTGGAACTCCGTTTGCCCGCAAAATCTGCGCAATGGGCGTTCGTGCATCCCGCTGGGTTACCATGCATGGATTTGCCTTAAACGTGAATGTTGATTTAGGGTATTTCGATAATATCATTCCATGTGGAATCCGTGGGAAAGGCGTTACTACTTTAAATGTCGAACTTGGTGTTGAAAAAGTGGATGAAGAAGAAGTAAAGTCTAAAATCATAAAACATTTAGCTCGGTTATTTGAAGCTGAATTTATGTAA
- a CDS encoding nuclear transport factor 2 family protein: MRKIYFICLLFICNGILAQKKDKLYPVTMYEKIWQERNSDARLKIIKIIWLEDSTFEDPSASVKGITAFNNVINEFYKKYPDAVLTSGPKIVKDNYVSWDWKIQDSKNKLIMGGREFARLNGKGQISKIISFWNKDATLSEDDVLKNLEADNLKVVEKYFESLFKTKDINAIASLIEDGAVYNQATGLPYGGTYKGFEEWTKMFAKSAEFFDYQIEKEPVYFSDTSKNEVIVYFTINCKAKKSGKALSMPVSEHFDLKNGKIMGITPFYFDTKQFAEFLKSKK, translated from the coding sequence ATGAGAAAAATTTACTTTATCTGTTTACTTTTTATTTGTAATGGGATTTTGGCTCAAAAAAAGGATAAATTATATCCGGTTACGATGTATGAAAAGATATGGCAGGAGCGTAACAGCGATGCAAGATTAAAAATAATAAAAATAATCTGGCTCGAAGACAGTACTTTTGAAGATCCTTCAGCTTCAGTAAAAGGTATTACTGCATTTAATAATGTGATTAATGAATTTTATAAAAAATATCCGGATGCTGTATTGACCTCAGGGCCAAAAATTGTAAAAGACAATTATGTAAGCTGGGACTGGAAAATCCAGGATTCTAAAAATAAACTGATAATGGGAGGCCGTGAGTTTGCCCGATTAAACGGAAAAGGACAAATCAGTAAAATTATTAGTTTCTGGAACAAAGATGCAACCTTATCAGAGGATGATGTTTTAAAGAATCTGGAAGCTGATAATTTGAAAGTAGTTGAAAAATATTTTGAAAGCCTTTTTAAAACTAAAGATATCAATGCGATAGCTTCTTTAATCGAAGACGGAGCAGTTTACAATCAGGCAACAGGACTTCCATACGGCGGAACGTATAAAGGTTTTGAGGAATGGACTAAAATGTTTGCAAAATCAGCTGAATTCTTTGATTATCAGATAGAAAAAGAACCTGTTTATTTTAGTGATACTTCCAAAAATGAAGTAATTGTTTATTTTACCATCAACTGCAAGGCAAAAAAATCAGGTAAGGCACTTTCGATGCCAGTCTCCGAACATTTTGATTTGAAAAACGGAAAAATTATGGGGATCACGCCTTTTTATTTTGACACCAAACAATTTGCTGAATTCCTGAAGAGCAAAAAATAA
- a CDS encoding ribonuclease HII, whose protein sequence is MLQKNFSGYVFETGTDEAGRGCLAGPVTAAAVILPADFEHSFLNDSKQLSEKIRESLKPIIEEKAVCFAVTHLHPDEIDEINILNASMKGMQECILKLKQTPEFIIVDGNRSLNAKLGLKNTFGRQFSATEIELLKSIPNQSIIKGDSKFLSIAAASVLAKTYRDEFMNEIHKEFPMYNWKQNKGYPTKEHREAIKKYGTTKYHRMSFRLLPEQLELDFFEL, encoded by the coding sequence ATGCTTCAGAAAAATTTTTCAGGATATGTCTTCGAAACTGGCACCGATGAAGCCGGACGCGGTTGCCTGGCTGGTCCGGTTACTGCTGCCGCTGTGATTTTACCAGCCGATTTTGAGCACTCATTTTTAAATGACAGTAAGCAGTTATCTGAAAAAATAAGGGAGTCCTTAAAACCGATTATCGAAGAAAAAGCAGTTTGTTTCGCCGTAACGCATTTACATCCGGATGAAATTGACGAAATTAATATCCTGAATGCTTCAATGAAAGGAATGCAGGAATGCATTTTGAAATTAAAACAAACACCCGAGTTTATCATTGTTGACGGCAATCGTTCACTGAATGCAAAACTAGGCCTGAAAAATACTTTTGGAAGACAGTTTTCTGCTACTGAAATTGAGTTACTAAAATCAATTCCAAATCAAAGCATTATAAAAGGTGATTCAAAGTTTTTAAGCATCGCTGCAGCTTCCGTTCTCGCAAAAACATATCGTGATGAATTTATGAACGAAATTCACAAAGAATTCCCGATGTACAACTGGAAACAAAACAAAGGTTATCCAACCAAAGAACATCGCGAAGCCATAAAAAAATACGGAACTACAAAATACCACCGAATGAGCTTCAGGCTCTTGCCGGAGCAATTGGAACTGGATTTTTTTGAGCTATAA
- a CDS encoding putative porin, whose translation MRILFFLYLLVLPSLLFSQEVTPKKNLDMNSQYSSITDTVKKKKALVAKIDQYQIVTIEHDTTIVDTSLTIKSAYRQNYLRRDNFGLLPFSNIGQTYNVLQYSLTDFSPYPDMGFQGKHFNFMSASDIRYYHVATPLTELFFNTSIGKGQNVDSFITLNTSKNLNFFAAYRGLRSEGKYINQLTSIGNFRIGASYNTTDKRYVLYTHYTYQDVLNEENGGITTAEDFESGDPTFTNRQRLEVYLTDAESFLKGKRLFFDHAFRINPKQASNNLYVTHQFNFENKFFEYKQPTVLSTVENTFVERFGESYVTSNIKDQTRFEKLYNKAGLTYENVLLGKFNFFIDDYRSNYKYYRIILNNDGNGVAVNDNLYRQVNNIGGQYEYQKNKWNGRFLLTRSITKETISDLDAKLRYNLNEKIQFDFRYQNISKLPNNNYELYQSSYVQYNWGKDFKNEKINSFSGKIYTPWLNGEVQYSVLNDHLYFEDVSTTEQKANRTQIVNPAQYGNIINYISVKANREFKFGDFGFDNTFLYQKVTQSELILNVPDFVTRNTFYYSAYFFDKALFLQTGIIFNYFTKYYANDYNPVVAEMFVQNTKKIGGYPTFDFFLNAKIRQTRIYLKAEHFNSTFGESNYYSAPNNPYRDFTIRFGLVWNFFQ comes from the coding sequence ATGAGAATACTTTTTTTTCTATATCTGTTAGTTCTGCCTTCTTTATTGTTTTCCCAGGAAGTAACTCCTAAAAAGAATTTAGATATGAATTCGCAATATTCAAGTATTACGGATACTGTAAAAAAGAAAAAAGCGCTTGTAGCTAAAATTGACCAATATCAAATTGTCACGATAGAACATGATACGACTATTGTAGATACTTCTTTAACCATAAAGAGTGCCTATAGACAAAATTACCTTAGAAGAGATAATTTTGGACTTTTGCCTTTTTCTAATATTGGGCAAACCTACAATGTATTGCAATACAGCCTGACTGATTTTTCTCCTTATCCTGATATGGGTTTTCAGGGAAAGCATTTTAATTTTATGAGTGCCAGTGATATTCGTTACTACCATGTAGCAACACCACTGACAGAATTGTTCTTTAATACCTCAATCGGTAAGGGACAAAATGTAGATTCTTTCATTACGCTGAATACTTCAAAAAATCTCAATTTTTTTGCTGCTTACAGAGGTTTGCGATCAGAAGGGAAATATATTAACCAGTTAACCAGTATTGGAAATTTCAGGATTGGGGCAAGTTATAATACAACGGATAAACGTTATGTTTTATATACCCATTATACCTATCAGGATGTTTTAAATGAAGAAAATGGCGGAATTACAACGGCTGAAGATTTTGAAAGCGGGGATCCAACTTTTACAAATCGTCAGCGACTGGAGGTTTATCTTACTGATGCCGAATCTTTCTTAAAAGGAAAAAGGCTGTTTTTTGATCATGCATTCAGGATAAATCCTAAACAAGCGAGCAATAATTTATATGTTACGCACCAGTTTAATTTTGAAAATAAATTTTTTGAATACAAACAACCTACAGTTTTATCAACAGTAGAAAATACTTTTGTAGAGCGATTTGGGGAATCTTATGTGACAAGTAACATTAAAGATCAAACCCGTTTTGAAAAACTGTATAATAAAGCAGGATTGACTTATGAAAATGTGCTGCTTGGAAAATTTAATTTTTTCATTGACGATTACCGTTCAAATTATAAATATTACCGTATTATTCTTAATAATGACGGGAATGGAGTTGCTGTTAATGACAATTTATACAGGCAGGTTAATAATATTGGAGGGCAGTATGAATATCAGAAAAACAAATGGAACGGAAGGTTTTTATTGACAAGATCCATTACAAAAGAAACCATTTCAGATTTAGATGCTAAGCTGAGGTATAATTTAAACGAAAAAATTCAGTTTGATTTTCGTTACCAAAACATAAGCAAACTTCCAAATAACAATTATGAACTTTACCAAAGCAGTTATGTACAGTATAATTGGGGGAAAGATTTTAAAAATGAAAAAATCAATTCGTTTAGCGGAAAAATTTATACACCATGGCTAAATGGCGAGGTTCAGTATTCTGTATTGAACGATCATTTGTATTTTGAAGATGTTTCAACTACGGAACAAAAAGCAAACAGAACTCAAATCGTAAATCCGGCGCAATATGGGAACATAATCAACTATATATCGGTAAAAGCAAACCGGGAATTTAAATTTGGAGATTTTGGTTTCGATAACACCTTTTTATATCAGAAGGTAACACAATCAGAACTGATTTTAAATGTCCCGGATTTTGTAACCAGAAATACTTTTTATTATTCGGCCTATTTCTTTGATAAGGCACTTTTTCTTCAAACCGGAATTATTTTTAATTACTTTACAAAATACTATGCAAATGATTACAATCCTGTAGTGGCGGAAATGTTTGTTCAGAATACTAAAAAGATAGGAGGTTATCCAACTTTTGATTTTTTCCTGAATGCAAAAATTCGCCAGACCAGAATTTATTTAAAAGCAGAGCATTTTAATTCGACTTTTGGCGAAAGCAATTATTATTCAGCTCCAAATAACCCATATCGCGATTTTACTATCCGCTTTGGTTTGGTTTGGAATTTCTTTCAATAA
- a CDS encoding pyridoxal-phosphate dependent enzyme: MDFSNNILGTIGNTPLVKLNKVVDGIDALVLAKVETFNPGNSVKDRMAVKMVEDAEADGRLKPGGTIIEGTSGNTGMGLALVAIIKGYKLICVISDKQSKEKMDILRAVGAKVVVCPTNVEPTDPRSYYSVSKRLAEETPNSWYVNQYDNLSNSLAHYEQTGPEIWKQTDGKITHFVVGVGTGGTISGVGKYLKEKNPNIKIWGIDTYGSVFKKYHETGIFDENEIYSYITEGIGEDILPKNVDFSLIDGFTKVTDKDAAVYTRKLALEEAIFVGNSAGACIKGLLQLKEHFKPDDVVVVLFHDSGSRYVGKMFNDDWMRERGFLDENVTKAEDVIKDHIDKELIVVRTEELVSHAIERMRKYKISQIPVVDINGFVGSVDETDLFRSYVADKNVAEKPIKEVMGKPFPIVKLGTSIEEVSKLFTKENDAVLVDLGNGNHHIITKYDIIGAIK, translated from the coding sequence ATGGACTTTTCAAATAATATTTTAGGAACCATTGGCAATACACCATTAGTCAAACTTAATAAAGTTGTTGACGGGATTGATGCTTTGGTATTGGCAAAAGTCGAAACTTTTAATCCGGGAAATTCTGTGAAAGACAGAATGGCCGTGAAAATGGTTGAGGATGCTGAAGCAGATGGACGTTTGAAACCGGGCGGAACGATAATTGAAGGAACTTCAGGGAATACCGGGATGGGACTGGCGCTTGTGGCAATCATAAAAGGGTATAAGCTGATTTGTGTGATATCAGACAAACAATCTAAAGAAAAAATGGATATTTTGCGCGCTGTGGGTGCCAAAGTAGTTGTTTGTCCTACCAACGTAGAACCAACGGATCCAAGATCTTATTATTCGGTTTCAAAGCGACTGGCAGAAGAAACACCCAATTCATGGTATGTAAACCAATACGATAATTTATCAAATTCCCTTGCGCATTATGAACAGACAGGACCTGAAATCTGGAAACAGACAGATGGAAAAATTACCCATTTTGTAGTAGGGGTAGGAACCGGTGGAACTATTTCAGGAGTGGGGAAATATTTAAAAGAAAAAAATCCAAACATCAAAATTTGGGGCATCGATACCTACGGTTCTGTATTTAAGAAATACCATGAAACAGGCATTTTTGATGAAAATGAAATCTATTCTTATATCACTGAAGGGATTGGAGAAGATATATTGCCTAAGAATGTTGACTTTTCACTAATTGATGGTTTTACAAAAGTAACAGATAAGGATGCAGCGGTTTATACCAGAAAACTTGCATTAGAAGAAGCGATATTTGTTGGAAATTCAGCAGGAGCCTGTATAAAAGGATTACTGCAGTTAAAAGAACATTTCAAACCTGATGATGTTGTAGTGGTATTATTTCACGACTCGGGAAGCCGTTATGTAGGTAAAATGTTTAATGATGACTGGATGCGGGAACGTGGTTTTCTGGATGAAAATGTAACAAAAGCAGAAGATGTGATCAAAGATCATATTGACAAAGAATTGATTGTTGTTCGTACAGAAGAATTGGTTTCGCACGCTATTGAGCGTATGCGTAAATATAAAATTTCACAAATTCCTGTAGTTGATATTAACGGATTCGTGGGTTCGGTTGATGAAACAGACCTGTTCAGAAGTTATGTTGCCGACAAAAATGTTGCCGAAAAACCGATTAAAGAAGTAATGGGGAAACCTTTTCCGATTGTGAAATTAGGTACTTCAATTGAAGAAGTTTCAAAGCTGTTTACAAAGGAAAATGATGCTGTTTTGGTAGATTTAGGAAATGGAAATCATCATATTATTACGAAATACGATATTATAGGGGCTATAAAATAA